In the Clavelina lepadiformis chromosome 8, kaClaLepa1.1, whole genome shotgun sequence genome, one interval contains:
- the LOC143469393 gene encoding alpha-(1,3)-fucosyltransferase 7-like isoform X1, with product MFRRRLKSYLVIPAMLVVYLCIIMKYDTVIFEWIHIKRSYLLAYLHVDRELAKTMYHFPRRISKELKNKKIILIWSPELGKMETNPLLCPGCILTYDQRTISDADAVIFPWAETWDSADKMPSRYRSPKQRWVWYCQEPPWVLRYVFLKTLTPLNGIFNWTMTYRTDSDIPGTFFVPYKYHGESVAEIIAKKNKNVLGAWVVSNCATTLRKEFIASLSRHIKIDVFGKCVGKTLCKDKECQRRTLSRYKFYFALENSQCKDYITEKFWTNALGSLAVPVVMGPSRQEYELVAPPGSFIHVDDFDSAETLANFLKNLDKDDKSYGEYLRWAMVAEKEGAKAKVYGPVMNKKLNGASSICALCEKLKREPPNKTEVVKNLDKWWFGDDYDPNVDNFSVCQFKTPSGRPTRLQTVLIYTFVLWFTLGVLWFCYHKRTRKQ from the exons atgtTTAGGCGACGGCTTAAAAGCTACTTGGTTATACCTGCAATGCTGGTAGTGTACCTATGCATCATTATGAAGTATGATACCGTCATATTTGAGTGGATTCATATCAAAAGGAGTTACCTTCTCGCTTATCTTCACGTGGACAGAGAATTAGCGAAAACGATGTATCACTTTCCACGTCGCATATCTAAAGAATTAAAGAA CAAAAAAATCATTCTAATTTGGAGTCCGGAGCTCGGAAAAATGGAGACAAACCCTCTTCTATGTCCGGGATGCATTTTAACTTACGACCAGAGGACTATTTCCGACGCTGATGCCGTCATCTTCCCATGGGCAGAGACCTGGGACTCCGCCGACAAAATGCCAAGTCGCTACAGATCCCCGAAACAGCG GTGGGTTTGGTACTGCCAGGAACCTCCATGGGTGCTCCGATACGTCTTTCTGAAAACTTTGACTCCATTGAACGGGATATTCAACTGGACAATGACCTATCGTACCGACTCTGATATACCGGGGACTTTCTTCGTGCCCTACAAGTACCACGGCGA GAGCGTTGctgaaataattgcaaaaaagaacAAGAACGTGCTAGGTGCGTGGGTTGTTTCTAACTGCGCAACAACGTTGCGAAAGGAGTTTATTGCGTCACTATCACGACACATCAAAATTGACGTCTTTGGAAAGTGTGTGGGTAAAACCCTCTGTAAAGACAAGGAATGTCAAAGAAGAACTCTTTCCAG atacaagttttactttgcaCTGGAAAACTCGCAATGTAAGGATTACATCACGGAAAAGTTCTGGACCAACGCGTTGGGTAGCCTCGCTGTGCCGGTTGTGATGGGCCCATCCCGCCAAGAATATGAGCTCGTAGCGCCGCCGGGATCGTTTATTCACGTCGATGATTTTGATTCTGCAGAAACGTTGGCAAACTTCCTAAAGAATTTGGACAAAGACGACAAGTCATATGGAGAATATCTTCGATGGGCCATGGTGGCCGAAAAAGAGGGCGCCAAAGCGAAAGTTTACGGGCCGGTGATGAACAAGAAACTGAACGGCGCCTCAAGTATTTGTGCACTTTGTGAAAAATTGAAGCGTGAACCACCGAACAAAACTGAGGTTGTGAAAAATTTAGACAAATGGTGGTTTGGGGACGATTATGACCCAAATGTAGACAATTTTTCCGTTTGTCAATTCAAAACACCCAGTGGGAGACCGACTAGGCTACAAACCGTGTTGATTTACACTTTCGTGCTGTGGTTTACTTTAGGTGTACTTTGGTTCTGTTATCACAAAAGAACGAGAAAACAATAA
- the LOC143469258 gene encoding uncharacterized protein LOC143469258, whose product MDELEEELLRDDSTSCTSSLATTISVSEDADDLHLGAEANSFVGGRHKDEDALSRSSPSEKPKKSRASQLVVMKQLYSSFESCDTNRTYSSISGVGDLLAAREYNANEVLFNLGFASHTDEDDRRSILSRFKPSPLLSAEDNKYLDEPLPKGHKENDANPDLKDSINKAEEWLAQHHEQQNGSESQSTDVRTLASKASAASDQTSAINKRAGLQRANKLRRRFSKSRQSSFELLLPKLKEEDWNHEGESADETSKPSPAVASAVSYATIRESSLEHVGVMPVSTSEDMTEKTISSLTRKQERLSRDGKSPDLGTATNNMQELNINPIHCNNKRPQLASCQTESFELEEINSNNEDPADTHKHRRVGVVALTTDKKSPNLSPLSAPGLSSGEDENETSSGFDEEDALATVSTHDDVIDDVPCRAVEPSKVVESIQTKCWCGATTSSCSPPRNRRYVYDVTLGENCGANDVFTGGNINSNNNSQNFRPKSVHFRTKSAGDISCGHLTLRSGGSNGAHLAPHCIVASRLAENDSKNTEYVRKCRRSMSDKSERRKDFATRSALSGDSMREMTLSSSLVKHRGNYVVRKRRSGSFQYFGKLSDFSGESVTSLVEKDCTKNANVVDRPAISSCNMVNGDADTVSTCNGHSGSCLASQSAIVPAKSKPALSVRFNDVDAASRLNQLRKDEAPPSDRKSVRQRTLKAPSSNGSIHFQSPNYGQCYG is encoded by the exons ATGG ACGAACTGGAAGAGGAATTGCTTCGAGATGACAGCACTAGTTGTACATCATCCTTGGCAACCACCATCAGTGTAAGTGAGGATGCAGACGATCTTCATCTTGGTGCAGAAG caAACTCGTTTGTTGGAGGTCGTCACAAAGATGAGGATGCTTTATCGCGGTCTTCTCCATCTGAAAA GCCTAAGAAGAGCAGAGCATCACAATTGGTGGTTATGAAACAACTTTATTCATCATTTGAATCATGTGATACTAACCGAACTTACTCATCCATATCAGG TGTTGGCGATCTACTCGCAGCACGAGAATACAACGCAaatgaagttttatttaaCCTGGGTTTTGCAAGTCACACCGATGAAGACGACAGACGATCT ATTTTATCACGGTTCAAGCCCTCCCCGCTGCTTAGTGCTGAAGACAACAAGTATTTGGACGAACCGTTACCCAAAGGCCACAAAG AGAATGATGCGAACCCTGACCTGAAAGATAGCATAAACAAGGCCGAGGAATGGCTTGCCCAGCATCATGAGCAACAAAATGGGAGTGAATCTCAATCAACAGACGTACGGACGTTAGCCTCCAAG GCATCTGCAGCATCAGACCAGACGAGTGCAATCAATAAACGCGCCGGACTTCAGAGAGCAAACAAGTTAAGAAGAAGATTCTCAAAATCAAGGCAATCCTCATTTGAGCTTCTCTTGCCAAAACTGAAAGAAGAAGATTGGAACCATGAAG GCGAGTCGGCCGACGAAACCAGCAAACCGTCACCCGCAGTCGCATCAGCAGTCTCGTACGCAACCATCCGTGAAAGTTCACTGGAGCATGTCGGCGTGATGCCAGTAAGCACATCGGAAGATATGACCGAG aaaaccATCTCATCACTGACACGTAAACAGGAAAGGTTAAGTCGCGACGGGAAATCCCCGGATTTGGGAACTGCCACAAATAACATGCAG GAACTGAACATCAACCCGATTCATTGCAACAACAAGCGCCCTCAACTCGCCTCGTGTCAAACTGAATCGTTCGAACTGGAAGAAATCAACAG CAACAACGAGGACCCCGCCGACACCCACAAACACCGTCGCGTTGGGGTCGTCGCCTTGACAACCGACAAAAAATCCCCGAATCTATCGCCCCTGTCAGCCCCCGGTCTGAGTTCCGGGGAGGATGAGAATGAGACTTCGAGTGGTTTCGACGAAGAAGACGCCCTGGCAACTGTTTCTAcccatgatgacgtcatcgatgACGTGCCGTGTAGGGCGGTGGAACCGAGTAAAGTCGTCGAAAGCATCCAG aCCAAATGCTGGTGCGGTGCTACCACGTCATCGTGTTCTCCTCCACGTAACAGGCGATatgtttatgatgtcacattAGGCGAGAATTGTGGGGCCAACGATGTTTTCACCGGCGGAAACATTAATTCTAACAATAACTCGCAAAATTTTCGACCAAAATCCGTTCATTTCCGCACAAAATCCGCGGGTGACATTTCTTGTGGACATCTCACTTTGCGGAGCGGAGGCAGCAACGGAGCACACCTCGCCCCGCACTGCATTGTGGCGTCCCGGCTCGCCGAGAACGACAGCAAAAATACAGAATACGTCAGGAAGTGTCGCCGCTCGATGTCGGACAAGAGCGAACGAAGAAAGGACTTCGCCACCCGTTCTGCGCTCTCTGGCGACAGCATGCGGGAGATGACTCTATCGTCGTCGTTAGTAAAACACAGAGGCAATTACGTCGTTCGTAAGCGAAGGTCCGGTTCATTTCAGTATTTCGGAAAATTGAGCGACTTCAGCGGCGAAAGTGTGACGTCACTTGTTGAAAAAGACTGCACAAAGAACGCAAATGTAGTCGACAGGCCAGCTATCTCGAGCTGTAATATGGTAAATGGCGACGCGGACACGGTGTCTACCTGCAACGGACATAGTGGCAGTTGTCTGGCATCGCAGAGCGCTATTGTTCCCGCCAAGAGCAAACCAGCCTTGTCTGTTCGTTTCAACGATGTCGACGCTGCTAGTAGACTAAATCAGTTAAGGAAAGATGAAGCGCCACCGAGCGACAGGAAATCTGTTCGTCAACGAACGCTAAAGGCGCCGTCGAGTAACGGATCTATACATTTTCAAAGTCCAAATTATGGGCAGTGTTACGGCTGA
- the LOC143469393 gene encoding alpha-(1,3)-fucosyltransferase 7-like isoform X2, with protein sequence METNPLLCPGCILTYDQRTISDADAVIFPWAETWDSADKMPSRYRSPKQRWVWYCQEPPWVLRYVFLKTLTPLNGIFNWTMTYRTDSDIPGTFFVPYKYHGESVAEIIAKKNKNVLGAWVVSNCATTLRKEFIASLSRHIKIDVFGKCVGKTLCKDKECQRRTLSRYKFYFALENSQCKDYITEKFWTNALGSLAVPVVMGPSRQEYELVAPPGSFIHVDDFDSAETLANFLKNLDKDDKSYGEYLRWAMVAEKEGAKAKVYGPVMNKKLNGASSICALCEKLKREPPNKTEVVKNLDKWWFGDDYDPNVDNFSVCQFKTPSGRPTRLQTVLIYTFVLWFTLGVLWFCYHKRTRKQ encoded by the exons ATGGAGACAAACCCTCTTCTATGTCCGGGATGCATTTTAACTTACGACCAGAGGACTATTTCCGACGCTGATGCCGTCATCTTCCCATGGGCAGAGACCTGGGACTCCGCCGACAAAATGCCAAGTCGCTACAGATCCCCGAAACAGCG GTGGGTTTGGTACTGCCAGGAACCTCCATGGGTGCTCCGATACGTCTTTCTGAAAACTTTGACTCCATTGAACGGGATATTCAACTGGACAATGACCTATCGTACCGACTCTGATATACCGGGGACTTTCTTCGTGCCCTACAAGTACCACGGCGA GAGCGTTGctgaaataattgcaaaaaagaacAAGAACGTGCTAGGTGCGTGGGTTGTTTCTAACTGCGCAACAACGTTGCGAAAGGAGTTTATTGCGTCACTATCACGACACATCAAAATTGACGTCTTTGGAAAGTGTGTGGGTAAAACCCTCTGTAAAGACAAGGAATGTCAAAGAAGAACTCTTTCCAG atacaagttttactttgcaCTGGAAAACTCGCAATGTAAGGATTACATCACGGAAAAGTTCTGGACCAACGCGTTGGGTAGCCTCGCTGTGCCGGTTGTGATGGGCCCATCCCGCCAAGAATATGAGCTCGTAGCGCCGCCGGGATCGTTTATTCACGTCGATGATTTTGATTCTGCAGAAACGTTGGCAAACTTCCTAAAGAATTTGGACAAAGACGACAAGTCATATGGAGAATATCTTCGATGGGCCATGGTGGCCGAAAAAGAGGGCGCCAAAGCGAAAGTTTACGGGCCGGTGATGAACAAGAAACTGAACGGCGCCTCAAGTATTTGTGCACTTTGTGAAAAATTGAAGCGTGAACCACCGAACAAAACTGAGGTTGTGAAAAATTTAGACAAATGGTGGTTTGGGGACGATTATGACCCAAATGTAGACAATTTTTCCGTTTGTCAATTCAAAACACCCAGTGGGAGACCGACTAGGCTACAAACCGTGTTGATTTACACTTTCGTGCTGTGGTTTACTTTAGGTGTACTTTGGTTCTGTTATCACAAAAGAACGAGAAAACAATAA
- the LOC143469702 gene encoding inhibitor of growth protein 1-like, whose translation MEDISFQQTTEEVISLATIYAGNYVDFVENLPFELQRSVTRLREIDCTCREVLSEIEALYSTFTKDKDISLKRRTTLIQIQRLFCRCQELGDEKISIVQQMTETIENKKKVVEHSSYRFKSAYLPELKNEFGEKREPHKPDNHRGTKRSRRHRHHYSEKHQEKEKVIIMDTTPAVSQSTNNGHGNGSTNHSKLNLHLPLENTNAPADFTLKPKDENSSNKKSERSDKKEQSPTSSTSSGNIVTSTTPSSSSSRTSTLAKLAAAKSAAPSKSSLPGTSSNGSNKNSMKGKKKKKKTVKHHADPVSTRSPSPQVDIPVDPDEPTYCLCDQVSFGQMIGCDNKKCPIEWFHFSCVGLSHKPKGKWYCPDCSRDMKDRRKDNKKER comes from the exons ATGGAAGATATTTCTTTTCAACAAACCACCGAAGAAGTGATCAGCTTAGCAACGATTTATGCAGGAAACTATGTAGACTTTGTTGAAAACTTGCCGTTTGAGTTGCAACGCAGTGTTACAAGACTGCGGGAAATTGACTGTACATGCAGAG AGGTTTTATCTGAAATCGAAGCTTTATATTCGACCTTCACCAAAGATAAAGACATCAGTTTGAAGCGGCGAACAACGTTAATACAAATTCAACGTCTTTTCTGCCGCTGCCAGGAATTGGGAGATGAAAAGATCTCTATTGTACAACAG ATGACTGaaacaattgaaaacaaaaagaaagtgGTGGAACACTCCAGTTATCGTTTTAAATCTGCCTATTTACCTGAATTAAAGAATGAGTTTGGTGAAAAACGGGAACCGCAT AAACCTGATAATCATCGAGGAACGAAGAGATCAAGAAGACACCGACATCATTATTCAGAAAAACATCAGGAGAAA GAAAAGGTTATAATTATGGACACAACGCCAGCTGTTTCTCAGTCAACTAACAATGGTCACGGAAATGGGTCAACAAATCATTCAAAACTGAACTTACACTTGCCACttgaaaacacaaatgcaCCAGCTGACTTTACTTTAAAGCCAAAAGATGAAAACTCCTCAAATAAGAAGAGCGAAAGGTCGGATAAGAAAGAGCAAAGTCCCACTTCCAGCACATCTTCCGGAAACATTGTCACCTCAACGACCCCATCCTCTTCTTCATCCCGAACTTCAACTTTAGCAAAACTTGCCGCTGCAAAATCTGCCGCACCGTCCAAATCTAGCTTGCCTggaacaagttctaacggatcgaACAAGAATTCAATGAAaggaaagaagaagaaaaagaaaactgtTAAA CATCACGCCGACCCTGTGTCCACCCGCTCTCCATCACCTCAAGTGGACATTCCAGTTGACCCAGATGAGCCAACCTACTGCCTCTGTGACCAGGTCTCGTTTGGCCAGATGATAGGCTGTGATAACAAGAAGTGCCCCATTGAATGGTTCCATTTCTCATGTGTTGGACTCAGCCATAAACCAAAAGGAAAATGGTATTGTCCTGACTGCAGCCGTGATATGAAGGATAGAAGAAAGGACAACAAGAAGGAAAGATGA